A segment of the Candidatus Methylomirabilis tolerans genome:
TGGGCGTACTATGCGCTGGCGCTTGGTCGGCACGAGATCCATGACTCCGGCGAGACAGTGTTCGTGCCGCGTTCGATCCGGAAAGCGGATTACGAGTTCGAACTCGCGCTCCTGCTCGATCAGGGGACCAAGGAAGGGTGGACTGAGGACGAGGCGGAGGCGTTTCTGCGGGAGCATGGCCGCGTGACCATCTTGAACGATCTGTCCTGCCGGTGTCTTCAGGCCGAGGACGTCCAACTCGGGCTTGGCCCTGCGCGGAGTAAGTCGATCCTGGGGAAGGCCCTGGGACCACGGTTTGTGCCGTATGCGGAGTTTGCAAAGCGGAATCCTCATATCGTCCTTCGGGTAAACGGCGAGGTTCGTCTGGAAGCTCAAGCCTGTACCGACTCGACGTTGTGGACATTTCCGACAATCAGCGCCTACCTTTCTCAACAGCCCTTGATGCTCGACGCCGGAACGCTCATCGGGTCCGGGACCTTCGCCGGTGGCTCCATCGCCGAGACCTTGAGGCAGTACCCCTGGCTTGTCGATGGCGATACGGTGGACACCGTAGAGATGGAGGTCGAGGGGATCGGAATCCTGAAGAACAGCTTTACCCGAAGGAGTTAGACGAATGGACAAAG
Coding sequences within it:
- a CDS encoding fumarylacetoacetate hydrolase family protein, with the protein product MTTVSIKDLLTYPVRFLDGVSDARHIIGMGRSSGRSDEEIQGSLELRKVRWAYYALALGRHEIHDSGETVFVPRSIRKADYEFELALLLDQGTKEGWTEDEAEAFLREHGRVTILNDLSCRCLQAEDVQLGLGPARSKSILGKALGPRFVPYAEFAKRNPHIVLRVNGEVRLEAQACTDSTLWTFPTISAYLSQQPLMLDAGTLIGSGTFAGGSIAETLRQYPWLVDGDTVDTVEMEVEGIGILKNSFTRRS